A DNA window from Iodobacter ciconiae contains the following coding sequences:
- a CDS encoding type I secretion system permease/ATPase has translation MKLLNSAESSADTPAFDSALACLIMLARFHQIAIEPEQVKHQFAGESGLLSESDVLRAAKQSGLKAKAIDAYFDRLDRTPLPAMAQCLDGSWVILAKVDTNSDPAVLFHDPQSGRPQACSKEEWQALWSGRLILFTSRSSLAGDLARFDFSWFIPAVVKYRKLLGEVLLVSFFLQLLALATPLFFQVVMDKVLVHHGMTTLDVIAIGLLVISLFEVGMTGLRTYVFSHTTNRIDVELGAKLFRHLLALPLAYFQARRIGDSVARVRELENIRNFLTGQALTSLLDLFFSVVFLAVMAYYSWWLTLIVLISLPCYIGLSVLITPILRVRLDEKFARGAENQSFLVEMVSGIETVKSMAVEPQVTRRWDQQLAAYVAAGFKVANLANIGSQGVNLIQKIVTVATMWMGAKLVIEGKLTVGQLIAFNMLAGRVASPVMRLAQLWQDFQQVGISMQRLGDILNTRSEINQSRAQLPAIIGQIEFDQVHFRYRTDGPEILRGINLSIKAGEIIGIVGRSGSGKSTLTKLLQRLYVPERGRVLIDGIDLGLADPAWLRRQIGVVLQENLLFNRSIRDNIALADPGMGMDRVINAAKLAGAHDFIIELPEGYDTVVGEHGSGLSGGQKQRVAIARALVSDPRILIFDEATSALDYESERIIQNNMKAICHGRTVLIIAHRLSSVRNAHRIVAMDRGQIVEEGPHHELLQKPDGYYARLHAMQAG, from the coding sequence ATGAAACTTTTAAACTCAGCCGAATCTTCTGCAGATACACCTGCTTTTGATTCTGCATTGGCGTGCCTGATTATGCTGGCACGCTTTCATCAGATAGCAATTGAGCCTGAACAGGTTAAGCATCAGTTTGCAGGCGAATCAGGCCTGTTAAGTGAATCCGATGTATTGCGGGCGGCTAAACAGTCCGGATTAAAAGCCAAAGCGATTGATGCTTATTTTGATCGCCTGGATCGCACCCCTTTGCCAGCGATGGCGCAATGCCTGGATGGCAGTTGGGTGATTTTGGCTAAGGTTGATACCAATAGTGATCCTGCTGTGTTATTTCATGATCCACAAAGCGGGCGGCCTCAAGCATGCTCCAAAGAAGAATGGCAGGCTTTATGGTCTGGCCGTCTGATTCTGTTTACTTCTCGTTCCAGCCTGGCGGGTGATTTGGCTCGTTTTGATTTTTCATGGTTTATTCCTGCCGTAGTTAAGTATCGAAAATTGCTTGGTGAAGTGCTGTTGGTGTCGTTTTTTCTACAGCTCCTGGCTTTGGCTACCCCGCTATTTTTTCAAGTGGTGATGGATAAGGTACTGGTGCACCACGGTATGACTACTTTGGATGTGATCGCTATTGGTCTATTGGTGATTTCTCTGTTTGAAGTGGGGATGACCGGGCTGCGTACCTATGTATTTAGCCACACCACCAACCGGATTGATGTGGAGTTAGGCGCTAAGCTGTTTCGCCATTTGCTGGCTTTGCCTTTGGCTTATTTTCAGGCGCGGCGCATAGGGGATTCGGTGGCGCGAGTGCGTGAGCTGGAAAATATTCGTAATTTTCTGACCGGTCAGGCGCTGACTTCATTGCTGGATTTGTTTTTCTCGGTCGTATTTCTGGCTGTGATGGCTTACTACAGTTGGTGGCTGACTTTAATTGTGCTGATATCTTTGCCTTGCTACATCGGCTTGTCGGTACTGATTACCCCCATTTTAAGAGTCCGCCTGGATGAGAAATTTGCCCGTGGTGCAGAGAACCAATCTTTTCTTGTGGAAATGGTAAGCGGGATTGAAACGGTTAAATCGATGGCTGTTGAGCCACAGGTTACCCGTCGCTGGGATCAGCAGCTGGCGGCCTATGTGGCTGCAGGCTTTAAAGTGGCTAATCTTGCCAATATTGGTAGCCAGGGGGTTAATCTCATTCAAAAGATCGTTACGGTGGCCACTATGTGGATGGGGGCAAAGCTGGTAATTGAAGGGAAGTTGACGGTGGGTCAGCTCATTGCTTTCAATATGCTGGCAGGCCGGGTGGCGAGCCCGGTGATGCGTTTGGCGCAGTTATGGCAGGATTTTCAGCAGGTAGGCATTTCGATGCAGCGCCTGGGGGATATTTTAAATACCCGCAGTGAAATTAATCAGAGCCGGGCACAATTGCCTGCCATTATTGGCCAGATTGAATTTGATCAGGTGCACTTTAGATACCGTACAGATGGCCCGGAAATCCTGCGTGGCATTAATTTAAGTATTAAAGCCGGTGAAATAATCGGGATTGTCGGGCGCTCTGGCTCCGGTAAAAGCACGCTGACCAAACTTCTGCAAAGACTATATGTACCGGAGCGCGGCCGGGTGTTGATTGATGGTATTGATTTGGGCCTGGCTGATCCGGCATGGCTGCGTCGTCAGATTGGCGTGGTCTTACAAGAAAACCTGCTGTTTAACCGTAGCATTCGCGACAATATTGCCTTGGCTGATCCGGGTATGGGTATGGATAGAGTAATTAATGCCGCTAAACTGGCCGGAGCCCATGATTTTATTATCGAGCTGCCTGAAGGTTACGATACCGTGGTTGGTGAGCATGGCAGTGGTTTATCCGGTGGGCAAAAACAACGCGTTGCCATTGCCCGTGCTCTGGTTAGTGATCCACGGATTTTGATTTTTGATGAAGCCACCAGTGCGCTGGATTATGAGTCCGAGCGGATTATCCAGAATAATATGAAGGCAATCTGTCATGGGCGCACGGTTCTGATTATTGCGCATCGTTTATCATCGGTTAGAAATGCGCATCGGATTGTGGCAATGGATAGAGGTCAGATCGTGGAGGAAGGGCCGCATCATGAGCTACTGCAAAAGCCGGATGGTTATTATGCTCGTCTGCATGCGATGCAGGCAGGTTAG
- a CDS encoding calcium-binding protein — protein MCSDSTIFDSIVNTVNEISGDNLPKPKNILTEYDRKAIGNIVNKIQESIDSGDDAGVVAASAQITAVVITSVVASVAASPGKFSTKGLNFLFESIRKNPSTFEKIVGPVVSKYIDKSYLLRWSNINTRLTAGMSAGYVVNEFINYFNSLHLGAWLFDALHPEDIDPSANDAFNNALRWQPRRDPLTLDLDNDGLETVGTKEGVFFDHDGDGLKNKSGWVKPDDGFLVRDLNGNGKIDNGSELFGDATRKLDGSLAKNGFDALADLDSNKDGKVDINDAAFASLKVWRDINGDGLTDSGELLTLEQVGIASFNTKETKHSLILGNGNRLADLGSYTRTDGQTAVLGEVGDMADIDLAEDTFHREFTDHLAISDEIKALPEMTGSGKVRDLREAASQSDLLKSLLSQYSSTNTGEDRFTLIDKMLAAWADTSGMAKSLEERAKISYSSDSHAFALPKSSYNFDYQAFGDIKKPVGSTSAQDSLRFSETIQYWNQKMHILEAFNGRYFMTFPNERKNTDPIIPSGAALSGGGGGGGGGGGSSAASVPQIPILSVNYSQEQINLLNQSYSDLKDSVYSALALQTNLKPYLDLIAVKTNSELGTINFDCSGIYSLFEKQMKESPKQALINLIEINKYASKTLLFVGFDGLHLLDSYLNSPEYSSIVTEVISLSGIHKVDGVWQGSSRSDFVFGGNASDQLSGKEGDDFIVGGAGNDKLYGGDGDDILDGGSGNDLLDGGSGADTYLFGRGSGSDLISQSRSIYEEAIDSIQLASGVSVADVMLSRGGDSGADLILRIKGTDDQLLVSGNLYLEGTTYQAMKYIKFADGTIWDQAVIKAKVLESTIGNDKLIGFDLDEYINGGEGNDEISGGGGNDMLDGGLGDDELSGGAGWDTYLFNVGSGADSIWNGYGNGDALGTVKDKVLFGDGITPENITLTRSQNNLIVKVNGTSDRLDIRNFLNNDGYSEFAVDVLEFADGTIWGVEDIKSKLLEGTEGDDSLNGYKSDDIINGGGGNDRIGGGQGNDILNGGEGNDRLGGFWGDDILNGGNGNDELSGEDGNDILDGGSGNDKLDGGSGNDVYVFSRDAGNDLITYWQDGDSIKVASNISMNDMELRNDNGDLVLKVKNSNSNLRISNYFMEKIVQYAITAPPKEGANYLNAKQICFADGTSWDLEAIKAQALIPSDGDDAFYAFFKGSTIFGQGGNDTFYGRSGNDTFDGGAGADRLLGWAGDDYLLGGGGDDELDGGEGRDILNGGAGNDRLNGGVGEDTYLFGRGSGQDIIGDRDKDNNRFEQDIIQLGEGISASDLVLTHTESSLTLEIKGTTDRLTVWNDFYSDVPADKHFVEQIRFADGLLWDYADIKNKTLLSTDGDDVLLGYAGKDLISGGAGNDTLIGDLGDDILEGGIGNDTLRGGLGDDVLDGGKGNDILDGGEGINSYLFGRGYGVDTIVQNFLSPVDDGSIVLGEGITPADITLVSNGSSLFVSINGTADQLIIEDFTHRDGVYSGIMFVKFQNGTVWNRDAIFNLLAEGTSGDDNLYGRSSNSHVIGHGGNDIITGFGGDDILEGGEGADSIDGGAGNDLLEGGLGDDTLKGGAGNDTLSGGAGDDNLSGGDGSDVYLFGRGSGHDSTSYSHYNYDYSYKNNPLANNEDSVLFEAGITPEDIVLRRSDEDLIVKIANTNDELTVKNYFSKQVVSSSDNYKLEYLKYLKFADNTIWDVDTVKSKVIIPTDDDDYLLGYEGNDIINGGNGNDSIRTFSGDDILGGGRGDDVLDGGRGSDVYLFDLGGGKDTIVSRDIDEGKIDEIRMGKGILASEITLSIDGDALILSINGTSDSLRIEYYFNSSYSPARYSIDQIKFADGLVWDSATIIKLYKEERARILQGCDELIDGDEDTNKLIGTDANELMRGFAGNDQLFGNAGNDLLQGGEGDDYLDGGAGKDQLEGGVGKDQLSGGAGDDLLLAGAGDDKYVFNGQWGNDVVDNTGGGSDWLFFSELERNQLSFKQEGKDLLIGVVGDAGRSVRVLNHFNGGDAAIAYVQPKSGYALSAVEIAKLLGGGGSSTNTLNGTSGNDNLSGTAQVDLITGAAGNDSLFGQAGNDTLRGDEGDDYLDGGLGNDLLEGGVGKDQLIGGEGDDRLIAGAGDDKYVFTGQWGNDVIDNIGGGSDWLFLSDLERNQLSFKQEGKDLLIGVVGDAGRSVRILNHFNGGDAAIAYLQPKSGNALSAADIAELLPNTGGNNGGSGNANTADFDQVIDGDAANNQLQGDSGKDLIRGMAGNDQLFGGGGNDRLEGGDGDDYLSGGFGRGNSGDDLLMGGAGNDTLNGEDGNDRLEGGTGNDSYVFDGASQDVIDNTGGGRDGVFLADGIGADRISFSRDGDDLLLMVDKSAATSVRVLKHFLGGDMAISYVQPSGGNMISAQKIAQIIGAQSIPGGYEALVDGDAGNNKLTGTAAKDLLRGFAGNDQLFGGLGNDRLEGGDGDDYLAGGYGNVANTGDDVLIGGAGNDQLSGEDGNDRLEGGAGDDRYVFDGKSQDVIDNSGGGFDGVFFSGTVTKEQLGFTRSGDDLLITVDGNAQQSVRVLNHFLGGDWAIDYVQPSGNVSYLTTAVINAAVAAAGLKLVGTEGNDTLVGDKGKDVLTGLAGDDVLDGGAAADTLVGGVGNDTYIVDNVGDVVTELAGEGTDKVQSNLSWALGNNLENLTLSGTAAINGTGNGLANVLVGNAAINTLMGAAGNDTLDGGAGADKLLGGQGDDRYVVDVSGDVITENANEGSDTVQASLSWTLGNHLENLTLTGTAAINATGNALNNILVGNAGANTLTGAAGNDTLSGGAGVDTLIGGAGNDTYMLARGDGSDTVTENDATAKNIDVAQFQAGIASSQLWFRKVSNNLEVSVIGTGDKLIMQNWYSGNAYHVEQFKTSDGLVLLDTQVSALVSAMAAFNPPAAGQMTLNQQQQDALQPVLAANWH, from the coding sequence ATGTGTAGTGATTCTACGATTTTTGACTCGATTGTTAATACAGTTAATGAAATTTCTGGTGATAACTTGCCCAAACCAAAAAATATATTAACTGAATATGATAGAAAGGCAATTGGTAATATTGTTAATAAAATTCAAGAGTCGATTGATTCTGGAGATGATGCAGGTGTGGTTGCTGCATCCGCTCAAATTACAGCAGTAGTAATTACTTCTGTTGTTGCATCCGTTGCAGCTTCACCGGGTAAATTTTCTACAAAGGGACTTAATTTTCTTTTTGAATCTATTAGGAAAAATCCAAGTACATTTGAAAAAATAGTTGGACCTGTTGTTTCTAAATATATAGATAAGAGTTATTTGCTTCGATGGAGTAACATTAACACAAGGCTTACTGCTGGAATGTCAGCTGGCTATGTAGTTAATGAATTTATAAATTATTTTAATTCATTGCATTTGGGGGCGTGGTTGTTTGATGCCCTGCATCCAGAAGATATTGATCCTAGTGCTAATGATGCCTTTAACAATGCCTTACGCTGGCAACCGCGCCGTGATCCGCTCACCCTCGACCTCGATAATGATGGATTAGAGACGGTCGGCACTAAGGAAGGCGTATTTTTTGATCATGATGGGGATGGTCTTAAAAATAAATCCGGCTGGGTGAAACCCGATGATGGCTTTTTGGTGCGTGATTTAAATGGCAATGGCAAGATTGATAATGGTAGTGAGTTGTTTGGTGATGCGACCCGCAAGTTAGACGGTAGTTTGGCAAAAAATGGCTTTGATGCGCTGGCAGATTTGGATAGTAATAAAGATGGCAAGGTGGATATCAATGATGCCGCATTTGCATCGCTCAAAGTGTGGCGGGATATCAATGGTGATGGCCTCACGGATAGTGGCGAGCTGCTTACGCTAGAGCAAGTGGGTATTGCTAGCTTTAATACCAAAGAAACAAAACATAGTTTGATATTGGGAAATGGTAATCGCCTTGCAGATCTGGGCAGCTATACACGCACGGATGGCCAAACTGCAGTATTGGGTGAGGTTGGCGATATGGCAGATATTGATTTAGCAGAAGACACGTTTCATCGTGAATTTACTGATCATCTTGCTATTTCTGATGAAATTAAAGCACTGCCTGAAATGACTGGATCGGGAAAGGTCCGTGATTTGAGAGAGGCGGCTAGTCAGTCTGATTTATTAAAATCGTTGCTTTCACAATATAGCAGTACAAATACAGGTGAAGATCGCTTCACTCTGATCGATAAAATGCTTGCAGCTTGGGCTGATACCTCTGGAATGGCTAAATCATTAGAGGAAAGAGCGAAGATTAGCTATAGTTCTGATTCTCATGCATTTGCATTACCGAAGAGTAGCTATAATTTTGATTATCAAGCATTTGGTGATATTAAAAAACCTGTGGGCTCTACTAGCGCTCAAGATTCATTACGTTTTTCTGAAACAATTCAGTATTGGAATCAGAAGATGCATATTTTAGAGGCATTTAATGGCCGCTATTTTATGACATTTCCTAATGAAAGAAAAAATACTGATCCTATTATACCAAGTGGAGCTGCATTATCTGGCGGCGGCGGCGGCGGCGGCGGCGGCGGTGGAAGTAGTGCGGCTAGCGTTCCACAAATCCCAATCTTAAGCGTTAATTATAGCCAAGAGCAAATAAATCTTTTGAATCAGTCTTATTCTGATCTAAAAGATTCCGTTTATTCAGCGCTGGCCCTTCAAACAAATTTAAAGCCTTATCTTGATCTTATTGCTGTGAAAACTAACAGCGAGCTAGGCACTATTAACTTTGATTGCTCAGGAATATATAGTTTATTTGAGAAACAAATGAAGGAAAGCCCAAAACAAGCCTTAATAAATTTGATCGAGATAAATAAATATGCATCAAAAACACTCTTGTTTGTTGGGTTTGATGGTTTACATTTGTTAGATTCTTATTTAAACAGTCCTGAATATAGCTCTATAGTAACGGAAGTAATTTCATTATCAGGAATACATAAAGTTGATGGGGTGTGGCAAGGTAGTAGTCGGTCAGATTTTGTTTTTGGCGGTAATGCGAGTGATCAGTTATCTGGTAAAGAGGGTGATGATTTTATAGTGGGTGGCGCAGGGAATGATAAATTATATGGTGGGGATGGGGATGACATTCTGGACGGTGGCAGTGGTAACGATTTACTAGATGGTGGATCGGGTGCAGATACGTATTTGTTTGGGCGAGGCTCAGGAAGTGATCTGATTTCTCAGAGTCGAAGTATTTATGAAGAAGCTATCGATAGCATACAACTGGCATCGGGGGTTTCTGTTGCAGATGTAATGCTTAGCAGAGGAGGAGATAGTGGAGCAGATCTAATTCTGCGTATTAAAGGCACAGATGATCAGTTGCTGGTATCAGGTAATCTCTATCTAGAAGGTACTACCTATCAGGCAATGAAATATATTAAGTTTGCAGATGGCACAATTTGGGATCAGGCCGTAATTAAGGCCAAGGTGCTTGAATCTACTATTGGTAATGATAAATTAATTGGTTTTGATTTAGATGAGTATATCAATGGCGGCGAAGGCAATGATGAGATCAGTGGGGGAGGTGGGAATGACATGCTTGATGGTGGGCTTGGTGATGATGAATTATCTGGAGGGGCGGGCTGGGACACATATTTATTTAATGTAGGTTCAGGGGCTGATTCTATTTGGAATGGTTATGGTAATGGTGATGCTCTTGGTACGGTTAAAGATAAAGTTCTGTTTGGGGATGGGATTACTCCTGAAAATATTACGTTAACCCGTAGTCAGAATAATCTAATAGTCAAAGTTAATGGCACAAGTGATCGCTTAGATATTCGTAATTTTCTAAATAATGATGGTTATAGCGAATTTGCCGTGGATGTGCTTGAGTTTGCTGATGGCACAATATGGGGTGTGGAAGATATTAAAAGTAAGTTGCTTGAAGGGACGGAAGGAGATGATTCATTAAATGGTTATAAGTCTGACGATATTATTAATGGAGGTGGCGGAAATGATAGAATTGGTGGTGGACAAGGCAATGATATTTTAAATGGAGGAGAGGGTAATGATCGGTTAGGTGGTTTTTGGGGGGATGATATTTTAAATGGTGGAAATGGTAATGATGAATTATCTGGCGAGGATGGCAATGATATTTTAGATGGTGGAAGTGGTAATGATAAATTAGATGGTGGAAGTGGTAATGATGTATATGTTTTTTCCAGAGATGCGGGTAATGATTTAATTACTTATTGGCAAGATGGAGATTCTATTAAAGTTGCTTCTAATATATCGATGAATGATATGGAGCTAAGGAATGATAATGGCGATTTGGTTTTAAAAGTTAAAAATTCGAATAGCAATTTGAGAATTAGTAATTATTTTATGGAGAAAATTGTTCAATATGCTATTACTGCGCCACCTAAGGAGGGGGCTAACTACCTGAATGCAAAGCAAATCTGCTTTGCTGATGGCACATCATGGGATCTTGAGGCTATTAAAGCTCAGGCATTGATCCCAAGTGATGGCGATGATGCTTTTTATGCTTTCTTTAAAGGCTCTACGATTTTTGGGCAAGGCGGCAATGACACGTTTTATGGGCGATCTGGTAATGATACTTTTGATGGTGGAGCGGGGGCAGATCGACTATTAGGCTGGGCTGGGGATGATTACCTATTAGGGGGGGGTGGTGATGATGAACTGGATGGTGGCGAGGGGAGAGATATTTTAAATGGCGGGGCAGGTAATGATCGGCTTAATGGTGGAGTAGGCGAAGACACATACTTGTTTGGCAGAGGTTCTGGCCAAGATATTATTGGCGATAGAGATAAAGACAATAATCGTTTTGAGCAAGATATCATCCAATTAGGTGAAGGCATTTCCGCCAGTGATCTTGTGTTAACTCACACTGAATCGTCTCTTACTCTTGAGATAAAAGGGACGACTGATCGACTGACAGTTTGGAATGATTTTTATAGTGATGTTCCTGCTGATAAGCATTTTGTGGAGCAAATTAGGTTTGCTGATGGCTTACTTTGGGATTATGCGGACATTAAAAACAAGACACTGCTTTCAACGGATGGGGATGATGTGTTGCTTGGGTATGCTGGCAAGGATTTGATTAGTGGGGGCGCAGGTAATGACACCCTTATTGGTGATCTGGGCGACGATATACTTGAAGGTGGAATAGGTAATGACACCCTTCGTGGTGGCTTGGGTGACGATGTGCTTGATGGTGGTAAAGGAAATGATATTCTTGATGGCGGAGAAGGTATTAATTCGTATTTATTTGGCCGTGGTTATGGAGTAGATACCATTGTTCAAAACTTTTTAAGCCCAGTAGATGATGGTTCGATTGTGTTGGGGGAAGGAATTACGCCCGCTGATATAACGTTGGTTAGTAATGGTTCTTCCTTGTTCGTGTCAATTAATGGTACTGCTGATCAATTGATAATAGAAGACTTCACTCATCGTGATGGAGTTTATTCAGGAATAATGTTTGTTAAGTTTCAGAATGGCACTGTTTGGAATAGAGATGCTATTTTTAACCTATTAGCTGAAGGAACATCTGGAGATGATAATTTATATGGTCGTTCATCAAATAGTCATGTAATTGGTCATGGCGGTAATGACATTATTACTGGCTTTGGTGGGGATGATATTCTAGAGGGGGGAGAAGGAGCTGATAGCATTGATGGGGGCGCGGGGAATGATCTGCTTGAGGGGGGATTGGGAGATGATACGCTTAAGGGCGGGGCTGGCAACGATACGCTTAGTGGTGGTGCAGGAGACGATAATTTAAGTGGTGGTGATGGGAGTGATGTCTATTTATTTGGTAGAGGGTCAGGCCATGACTCTACTTCGTATAGCCATTACAATTATGATTATTCATATAAAAATAATCCACTTGCTAATAATGAAGATTCTGTTTTATTTGAGGCTGGAATTACGCCAGAAGATATAGTGTTGCGCCGTTCTGATGAAGATTTGATTGTGAAAATAGCTAATACAAATGATGAGCTGACAGTTAAAAATTATTTCAGTAAACAAGTTGTATCTTCTAGTGATAATTATAAATTAGAATATTTAAAGTATTTAAAATTTGCAGACAATACAATTTGGGATGTTGATACAGTAAAGTCGAAAGTAATTATTCCAACTGATGATGATGATTATTTATTGGGATACGAAGGTAATGATATTATTAATGGTGGAAATGGAAATGATTCTATTAGAACATTTAGCGGGGATGATATTTTAGGTGGTGGCCGTGGAGATGATGTTTTAGATGGTGGCCGTGGAAGTGATGTTTATTTGTTTGATCTAGGTGGTGGGAAAGATACTATCGTTTCACGTGATATAGACGAAGGGAAAATTGATGAAATCCGCATGGGGAAGGGCATACTTGCTAGTGAAATCACTTTGAGTATTGATGGTGATGCTCTTATTTTATCCATTAATGGAACGTCTGATAGCTTGCGAATTGAGTATTACTTTAATTCAAGTTATTCTCCCGCACGTTATTCAATTGATCAGATAAAGTTTGCGGATGGTTTGGTTTGGGATTCTGCAACAATAATTAAATTATATAAGGAAGAAAGGGCACGCATCCTGCAGGGGTGTGATGAACTGATTGATGGCGATGAAGATACTAATAAATTAATTGGCACTGATGCCAATGAATTAATGCGTGGTTTTGCTGGCAATGATCAATTGTTCGGTAATGCAGGCAATGACCTACTGCAAGGTGGCGAAGGCGATGATTATCTGGATGGTGGCGCAGGTAAAGATCAATTAGAAGGGGGCGTTGGTAAAGATCAGCTTAGTGGCGGTGCAGGCGATGATTTATTGCTGGCAGGGGCTGGCGATGATAAATACGTCTTTAACGGTCAGTGGGGTAATGATGTTGTTGATAACACCGGTGGCGGCTCTGATTGGTTGTTCTTTTCTGAATTAGAGCGCAATCAGCTGAGCTTTAAGCAAGAGGGTAAAGATCTATTGATTGGCGTAGTGGGCGATGCTGGCCGTAGTGTGCGGGTATTGAATCACTTTAATGGCGGTGATGCGGCAATTGCTTATGTGCAGCCTAAATCTGGTTATGCTTTGTCTGCTGTAGAGATTGCCAAACTCTTGGGCGGCGGTGGCAGTAGTACTAATACTCTGAATGGCACGAGCGGCAATGACAATTTATCTGGCACTGCTCAAGTTGATTTAATCACGGGTGCTGCGGGTAATGATTCTTTGTTTGGCCAGGCAGGCAATGACACGCTGCGCGGCGATGAAGGCGATGATTATCTGGATGGTGGCCTTGGCAATGATCTGCTTGAAGGCGGTGTAGGTAAGGATCAGCTGATTGGGGGTGAAGGCGATGATCGCTTGATTGCGGGTGCTGGCGATGATAAATACGTCTTTACCGGTCAGTGGGGTAATGACGTGATTGATAACATCGGCGGCGGCTCTGATTGGTTGTTCTTATCTGATTTAGAGCGCAATCAGCTGAGTTTTAAGCAAGAGGGTAAAGATTTATTGATTGGCGTAGTGGGCGATGCTGGCCGTAGTGTGCGGATATTGAATCACTTTAATGGCGGTGATGCAGCCATTGCGTATCTGCAGCCTAAATCGGGGAATGCGTTGTCGGCGGCAGATATTGCTGAGCTCTTACCAAATACCGGTGGTAATAACGGTGGAAGTGGTAATGCAAATACGGCTGATTTTGACCAGGTTATAGATGGCGATGCTGCTAATAATCAGCTTCAGGGTGATTCCGGAAAAGATTTAATCCGCGGAATGGCAGGTAATGATCAGTTATTTGGTGGTGGGGGAAATGATCGCCTGGAAGGGGGTGATGGGGATGATTATCTCTCTGGTGGTTTTGGCCGTGGGAATAGCGGTGATGATCTGTTAATGGGCGGTGCTGGCAATGACACTCTGAATGGTGAAGATGGCAATGATCGCCTGGAGGGGGGCACAGGCAATGATAGTTATGTTTTCGATGGTGCATCACAGGATGTGATTGATAATACGGGTGGTGGTCGTGACGGAGTCTTCCTTGCCGATGGGATTGGCGCAGACAGAATAAGCTTTAGTCGTGATGGTGATGATTTATTGCTGATGGTGGATAAGAGTGCAGCGACTTCTGTTCGCGTACTGAAGCATTTCCTTGGTGGTGATATGGCGATTAGCTATGTGCAGCCTAGTGGTGGCAATATGATTTCTGCCCAGAAAATTGCTCAGATAATCGGTGCGCAATCTATCCCGGGGGGGTATGAAGCACTGGTTGATGGGGATGCGGGCAATAATAAGTTGACCGGTACAGCGGCAAAAGATCTGTTGCGCGGTTTTGCTGGCAATGATCAGTTGTTCGGTGGTTTAGGAAATGATCGTTTAGAAGGTGGTGATGGTGATGATTACCTGGCCGGTGGCTACGGTAATGTAGCCAATACCGGCGATGACGTGCTGATCGGTGGCGCGGGTAATGACCAGCTTTCGGGCGAGGATGGCAACGATCGGCTTGAAGGTGGAGCAGGTGATGATAGATACGTCTTTGATGGCAAATCGCAGGATGTGATTGATAACTCCGGCGGTGGGTTCGATGGGGTGTTCTTCAGCGGTACAGTGACTAAAGAGCAGCTTGGCTTTACACGTTCGGGTGATGATTTATTAATTACAGTAGATGGCAATGCCCAGCAAAGCGTACGAGTACTGAATCATTTCCTTGGTGGAGATTGGGCGATTGATTATGTACAGCCCAGTGGTAATGTGTCGTACTTGACAACTGCAGTGATTAACGCAGCTGTTGCAGCTGCTGGCCTGAAGCTGGTCGGGACTGAGGGGAACGACACTTTAGTGGGCGATAAGGGTAAAGATGTTCTAACAGGGCTTGCCGGTGATGATGTGCTTGATGGTGGCGCTGCTGCGGATACCCTTGTAGGGGGGGTAGGCAATGATACTTATATCGTCGATAACGTGGGCGATGTGGTGACTGAATTGGCGGGGGAGGGAACGGATAAGGTACAAAGTAACCTAAGCTGGGCTCTTGGCAATAATCTGGAAAACCTTACCCTCAGCGGTACTGCTGCAATTAATGGTACGGGCAACGGGCTGGCAAATGTACTGGTGGGTAATGCGGCTATTAATACGCTGATGGGTGCCGCAGGTAATGACACTCTGGATGGTGGGGCGGGGGCCGATAAGTTGCTGGGCGGGCAGGGTGATGATCGCTATGTGGTTGATGTCAGTGGTGATGTAATTACAGAAAATGCCAATGAAGGGAGTGATACGGTGCAGGCATCCTTGTCATGGACGCTTGGTAATCATCTGGAAAATCTGACACTTACAGGCACTGCTGCAATCAATGCTACGGGTAATGCACTAAATAATATCCTGGTTGGCAATGCAGGGGCCAATACGCTGACCGGTGCCGCAGGTAATGACACCTTAAGTGGTGGTGCAGGTGTTGATACCTTGATCGGTGGTGCGGGCAACGATACTTATATGCTGGCCCGTGGTGATGGTAGTGATACGGTTACTGAAAATGATGCTACGGCCAAAAATATAGACGTCGCACAGTTTCAGGCGGGAATTGCCAGCAGTCAGCTCTGGTTCCGTAAGGTCAGCAATAATCTGGAAGTCAGTGTCATAGGCACGGGCGATAAGCTGATAATGCAAAACTGGTATTCGGGTAATGCTTACCATGTGGAGCAATTTAAGACGTCAGATGGTCTGGTGTTGCTGGATACACAGGTTAGTGCTCTGGTGTCGGCTATGGCAGCCTTTAATCCGCCTGCCGCAGGCCAGATGACATTAAACCAGCAGCAGCAGGATGCCCTGCAGCCGGTGCTGGCTGCCAACTGGCATTAA